In Pangasianodon hypophthalmus isolate fPanHyp1 chromosome 29, fPanHyp1.pri, whole genome shotgun sequence, one genomic interval encodes:
- the eif3i gene encoding eukaryotic translation initiation factor 3 subunit I, whose translation MKPILLQGHERSITQIKYNREGDLLFSVAKDQFVNVWYSVNGERLGTYNGHTGAVWCVDVDWDTKHVLTGSADNSCRLWDCETGKQLAVLDTNSAVRTCGFDFTGNIIMFSTDKQMGYQCYLNFFDLRDPQQIEDNQSYLSVPCSESKITSAVWGPLGEFVIAGHENGEINQFSAKSGDILTTVKEHTKQINDIQTSVDLTMVITASKDCAAKLFDSTSLEHIKTFKTERPVNSAAISPIMDHVVMGGGQEAMEVTTTSTRIGKFEARFFHAAYEEEFGRVKGHFGPINCVAFHPDGKSYSSGGEDGYVRIHYFDPQYFDFELEA comes from the exons ATG AAACCCATCCTTCTGCAGGGCCATGAAAGGTCCATCACTCAGATCAAATACAACAGAGAGGGTGACCTGCTGTTCTCCGTGGCCAAGGACCAG TTTGTCAACGTGTGGTACTCCGTCAACGGGGAGCGGCTCGGCACTTACAACGGCCACACCGgagctgtgtggtgtgtggatGTCGACT GGGACACAAAGCACGTGTTGACTGGATCTGCTGATAACAGCTGCAGACTCTGGGACTGTGAGACGG GTAAACAGCTCGCCGTGCTCGATACCAACTCAGCAGTGAGGACGTGTGGCTTCGACTTCACCGGGAACATCATCATGTTCTCCACGGACAAACAGATGGGCTACCAGTGCTACCTGAACTTCTTTGACCTGCGAGACCCCCAACAGATCG AGGACAACCAGTCGTATCTGTCAGTGCCATGCAGCGAGTCAAAGATCACGAGTGCGGTGTGGGGGCCGCTGGGAGAGTTTGTGATCGCAGGACACGAAAATGGAGAAATCAACCAGTTTAGCGCCAAG tctggGGATATCCTGACTACTGTGAAGGAGCACACTAAGCAAATCAACGACATCCAGACGTCTGTAGACCTCACAATGGTCATCACAGCCTCTAAAGACTGCGCTGCTAAG CTGTTTGATTCGACCTCGCTAGAACACATTAAAACCTTCAAGACCGAGCGACCCGTGAACTCTGCTGCCATCTCGCCCATCATGGACCAC GTGGTCATGGGAGGAGGTCAGGAAGCCATGGAGGTCACAACCACTTCCACTAGGATTGGCAAATTTGAAGCCAG GTTTTTCCACGCAGCCTATGAAGAGGAGTTTGGAAGAGTGAAGGGTCACTTCGGCCCCATCAACTGTGTAGCATTCCACCCAGATGGCAAAAG TTACAGCAGCGGAGGTGAGGACGGCTACGTCAGAATTCACTACTTCGATCCTCAGTACTTTGACTTTGAGCTCGAGGCCTAA
- the txlna gene encoding alpha-taxilin: MKRQDTEDQVVDNSGESSAEGTSETPATPEGTESPKEQNTLTNSSPAVNSETDETSGSQATSCDVAEELSRQLEDILSTYCQADGSEDSAVPNGQPDGAEVNGLVDREDSKSEDASLNSNSGAEKDQKKPQEKKKVKGLGKEITLLMQTLNTLSTPEEKLAGLCKKYAELLEEHRNSQKQMRALQKKQAQLIQEKDHLRNEHSKAILARSKLESLCRELQRHNRTLKEDGVQRARQEEEKRKEVTSHFQLTLNDIQAQMEQHNERNASLRQENMELAEKLKKLIEQYELREEHIDKVFKHKDLQQQLVDAKLHQAQALLKDSEDRHQKEKEFLLKEAVESQRMYELMKQQEVHLKQQLSLYTEKFEEFQNTLSKSNEVFTTFKQEMEKMTKKIKKLEKETTMYRSRWESSNKALLEMAEEKTLRDKELESLQVKVQRLEKLCRALQIERNELSKKVQDLSNPADGRGSETETETKSSQPATDSAECSPAHTNEPEPETPPTAHSQACHCSPVPGAESQREECSAQD, translated from the exons ATGAAGAGGCAGGACACTGAGGATCAGGTGGTGGACAACAGTGGAGAGTCCAGTGCAGAGGGCACATCAGAGACTCCAGCTACTCCTGAAGGCACCGAGAGCCCAAAGGAACAGAACACGCTGACGAATAGCTCTCCAGCTGTTAACTCCGAAACAGACGAAACCT CTGGATCTCAGGCTACCTCctgtgatgtagctgaggagCTTAGCAGACAGCTAGAGGACATCCTCAGCACGTACTGTCAGGCAGATGGCAGCGAAGACTCGGCCGTACCTAACGGCCAACCTGATGGCGCTGAGGTCAACGGGCTGGTAGACAGAGAGGACAGCAAGTCAGAGGACGCCAGTCTGAACAGCAACAGCGGTGCGGAGAAGGACCAGAAGAAGCCGCAGGAGAAAAAGAAGGTTAAAGGGCTGG GTAAGGAAATAACGCTGCTTATGCAGACGCTGAATACGCTGAGCACTCCCGAAGAAAAACTTGCTGGTCTGTGCAAGAAGTATGCTGAGCTG CTTGAAGAGCACCGCAACTCTCAGAAGCAGATGCGAGCTCTGCAGAAGAAGCAGGCCCAGCTGATCCAGGAAAAGGACCACCTTAGGAACGAGCACAGCAAAGCCATTCTGGCCCGCAGCAAGCTGGAGAGCCTGTGCCGTGAACTGCAGAGACACAACCGCACACTGAAG GAGGACGGAGTGCAGCGTGCTcggcaggaggaggagaagaggaaggaaGTGACCTCACACTTTCAATTAACGTTGAACGACATCCAGGCGCAGATGGAGCAGCACAATGAGCGCAACGCCAGCTTACGGCAGGAGAACATGGAGCTGGCAGAGAAGCTCAAGAAGCTCATTGAGCAGTATGAGCTTCGGGAGGAA CACATAGATAAAGTTTTCAAGCACAAAGATCTGCAGCAGCAGCTGGTCGACGCGAAGCTCCACCAGGCCCAGGCACTGCTCAAAGACTCAGAGGATCGCCACCAGAAGGAGAAAGAGTTT CTGCTGAAAGAAGCTGTAGAGTCACAGAGGATGTATGAACTTATGAAACAACAAGAAGTTCATCTGAAACAGCAG TTGTCATTATACACAGAGAAGTTTGAAGAGTTTCAGAACACACTCTCCAAAAGCAACGAGGTGTTCACAACCTTCAAGCAAGAGATGGAGAAG ATGACAAAGAAGATTAAGAAGCTGGAGAAGGAGACGACCATGTACAGGTCCCGATGGGAGAGCAGTAATAAAGCCCTGCTAGAGATGGCTGAGGAG aAAACCCTTCGAGATAAGGAACTCGAGAGCTTGCAGGTGAAGGTGCAGAGGTTGGAGAAGCTGTGTCGTGCCCTGCAGATCGAACGCAACGAGCTGAGCAAGAAGGTTCAGGACCTCAGTAACCCAGCGGACGGCCGGGGCTCGGAGACGGAGACGGAGACCAAATCATCACAACCAGCCACAGACTCAGCTGAGtgtagccccgcccacacaaATGAGCCAGAGCCAGAGACTCCGCCCACCGCCCACTCTCAGGCGTGTCACTGCAGTCCCGTCCCAGGGGCCGAGTCGCAGAGGGAGGAGTGTTCAGCCCAGGACTGA